A single genomic interval of Picosynechococcus sp. PCC 7003 harbors:
- a CDS encoding YchJ family protein: MLISGDRPSRLCPCGSQKPLAQCCAPYLESQLAAPTAEALMRSRYTAYCFRDVDYLLKTEHPSRHTPDSRQLITATANSVFWLNLNVLATEAGQPQDATGMVEFVAVYQEGKAVGQLHERSQFIKEKGRWFYLEGDILPPVQPKKNEPCWCNSGKKFKQCHGKKR; encoded by the coding sequence GTGTTAATTTCTGGCGATCGCCCTAGCCGTCTTTGTCCCTGTGGCAGTCAAAAGCCCCTGGCCCAATGTTGTGCCCCCTACCTCGAAAGTCAACTGGCTGCCCCCACCGCCGAAGCCCTGATGCGATCACGCTACACGGCCTACTGTTTTCGGGATGTGGATTACCTGCTGAAGACGGAACACCCCAGCCGCCACACCCCCGATAGTCGCCAACTGATTACAGCTACAGCGAACAGCGTTTTTTGGTTAAATCTCAATGTTTTGGCAACGGAGGCAGGCCAGCCCCAGGATGCAACAGGGATGGTGGAATTTGTCGCCGTGTACCAGGAAGGTAAGGCAGTGGGTCAACTCCACGAGCGATCGCAATTTATTAAGGAAAAAGGCCGTTGGTTTTACCTCGAAGGGGATATTCTGCCGCCCGTCCAACCGAAGAAAAACGAACCCTGTTGGTGCAACAGTGGCAAAAAATTCAAGCAATGCCACGGCAAAAAACGTTAA
- the selD gene encoding selenide, water dikinase SelD, giving the protein MSDVVFVGGGHSHAIALRMWGMQPRADVRLSLISDVTYTPYSGMLPGYVAGFYDYTQTHIDLRRLAHFAQADFLKDKVIGLDLTQKVVHCENRPPVRFDYLSLDIGSTPATETIPGVKAYAIAAKPVPQFLDAWEKILDATTQAPDQPQRIIIVGGGAGGTELTFNIHHALGQRLASPQLLELHLVHRGHQLMGTNKNPGVSRQAQKLLQRRNVQVHLQETVVEVTPTGVRCQSGLVLTGKVIWVTQASAPSWLRESGLQTDNRGFVLVDQTLRSPSHPFVFAAGDIATMRDEPRPKAGVFAVRQGKPLLRNVQRAILGETPAAYHPQKRYLALIGTGDKQAFATWGKLSWRSPLLWRWKDHIDRKFMAQFSDLPQMSQTTQSLSAEQPKMYCAGCGAKVGKDILTSSLKNLHLPTHADVVVGLEQPDDAAIIQIPKDQLLVQTIDYFPSLINDPFLLGQIVTHHCLSDLYSMGATPHSVLVLATLPHGKARVQQGILQQLLAGIVEVLNQDKIALIGGHTNEADQLGLGLTCNGLLQKDAIWRKTEVNSDQLLILTKSLGTGTLFAAEMQGQAKGHWLDGAIASMVQSNKTAAEILRKHGATACTDVTGFGLAGHLLEMLQPKDFSAELYLDQLPILNGARETLQRGFTSSLAPQNHTAEQFIQVAPTQRQWPEYELLFDPQTSGGLLAAIAPENAQACLQALQSNGYAQSAIIGRIVNPPTSQAQISIA; this is encoded by the coding sequence ATGAGCGATGTTGTTTTTGTTGGGGGAGGTCATAGCCATGCGATCGCCTTGAGAATGTGGGGGATGCAACCCCGGGCCGATGTCCGCCTGAGCCTCATTAGTGATGTCACCTACACGCCCTATTCCGGCATGCTCCCGGGCTACGTGGCCGGTTTCTATGACTATACCCAAACCCACATTGATCTACGGCGCTTGGCCCATTTTGCCCAGGCAGACTTTTTGAAAGATAAAGTAATTGGTCTCGACCTCACCCAGAAAGTTGTCCATTGTGAAAACCGTCCCCCTGTCCGCTTTGACTATCTCTCGTTGGATATTGGCAGTACCCCGGCAACAGAAACCATCCCTGGGGTAAAAGCCTATGCGATCGCCGCCAAACCTGTTCCCCAATTTCTCGACGCTTGGGAAAAAATCCTCGATGCTACGACCCAAGCGCCCGACCAACCCCAACGGATCATCATTGTCGGTGGCGGGGCTGGGGGTACAGAACTCACCTTTAATATTCACCATGCCCTCGGTCAACGTTTAGCTTCTCCCCAATTATTAGAGTTGCACCTCGTCCACCGGGGCCACCAACTCATGGGCACAAACAAAAATCCTGGGGTCAGTCGCCAAGCACAAAAGCTGCTGCAACGGCGGAATGTCCAAGTTCATCTCCAGGAAACAGTCGTTGAGGTGACCCCCACAGGGGTACGGTGTCAGTCGGGATTGGTGCTGACGGGCAAAGTGATTTGGGTGACCCAGGCTTCGGCACCATCTTGGCTCAGGGAAAGCGGTCTGCAAACTGACAATCGGGGTTTTGTACTGGTCGATCAAACCCTGCGATCGCCATCCCATCCCTTTGTGTTTGCCGCTGGCGATATTGCCACCATGCGCGACGAACCGCGACCCAAAGCAGGGGTTTTTGCGGTGCGCCAAGGGAAACCGTTACTGCGAAATGTACAGCGGGCCATCCTGGGGGAAACACCAGCGGCCTACCATCCCCAAAAACGCTACCTTGCCCTCATTGGCACGGGGGACAAACAAGCTTTTGCGACTTGGGGAAAATTGAGTTGGCGATCGCCTCTGTTGTGGCGCTGGAAAGACCACATCGACCGCAAATTTATGGCGCAATTTTCTGACCTGCCCCAAATGTCCCAGACAACCCAATCCCTGTCGGCAGAACAACCCAAAATGTATTGTGCCGGTTGCGGTGCCAAGGTCGGCAAAGATATCTTAACGAGCAGCTTAAAGAACTTACACTTACCTACCCACGCTGATGTGGTCGTGGGCCTAGAGCAGCCCGATGATGCGGCGATTATTCAAATTCCCAAGGATCAACTCCTCGTCCAAACCATCGATTATTTTCCGAGCTTAATCAATGACCCCTTTTTACTCGGCCAAATTGTCACCCACCATTGCTTGAGTGATCTTTACAGCATGGGCGCAACTCCCCACAGTGTTCTCGTGCTCGCCACATTGCCCCACGGGAAAGCCAGGGTGCAGCAGGGAATCTTGCAACAATTGCTCGCAGGGATTGTCGAAGTTTTAAATCAAGACAAGATTGCCCTAATCGGTGGCCATACCAATGAAGCAGATCAATTGGGACTAGGTTTAACCTGCAATGGCCTGTTGCAAAAAGACGCAATTTGGCGCAAAACAGAGGTGAATTCAGATCAATTGCTGATTTTGACAAAATCTTTGGGCACAGGGACTCTTTTCGCCGCAGAAATGCAAGGACAAGCCAAAGGCCATTGGCTCGATGGGGCGATCGCTTCTATGGTGCAATCGAATAAAACCGCCGCTGAAATTTTACGGAAGCATGGGGCCACAGCCTGTACCGATGTAACCGGATTTGGGTTAGCAGGCCATCTCCTGGAAATGTTGCAACCCAAGGATTTTAGTGCGGAACTCTACCTTGACCAATTGCCAATCCTCAACGGAGCTAGGGAGACCCTGCAACGGGGTTTTACCAGTTCCCTCGCGCCTCAAAATCACACCGCAGAACAGTTTATTCAAGTCGCTCCAACCCAACGGCAATGGCCAGAATACGAACTACTCTTTGACCCCCAGACCTCCGGCGGCCTCTTGGCGGCGATCGCCCCAGAAAATGCCCAGGCCTGTCTCCAAGCCTTACAAAGCAACGGCTATGCCCAAAGCGCAATCATTGGCCGGATCGTTAATCCCCCAACAAGCCAAGCCCAGATCAGCATCGCCTAG
- a CDS encoding mechanosensitive ion channel family protein — translation MNLDFLTRSILGNTLAAYAMAIAVLVVGFLLINGFRAFILSSLRRWAKKTQTTLDPRITKILSQSLVRLLYVGNVFLAIGNLNLHPILNQAVRALTVIATTIIGIQLISQLAEYAIRSYLLRKGDIELEQSFSALMPILRAILWAVGAVFLLDNLGFDISAVVASLGIGGLAIAFAAQGILTDLFSYFSIVLDRPFALGDFIIVGDFIGTVEYIGIKTTRLKSLSGEEIVMANTDLTSSRIRNFKGMERRRIVFSLGVLYETPKEKLEIIPALIQDIISAQEQVSFDRAHFANYGDFSLNYEIVYYVESSDYALYMDTQQKINLAIFEAFAQRNIEFAYPTNVTYVQGLNADAEKAIAPETATNS, via the coding sequence ATGAATTTAGATTTTCTTACCCGAAGTATTTTGGGGAATACCCTCGCCGCCTATGCCATGGCGATCGCCGTGCTGGTAGTGGGCTTTCTCCTGATCAATGGGTTCAGGGCGTTCATTCTCAGTTCGCTACGGCGATGGGCCAAAAAGACCCAAACAACCCTCGATCCGCGCATTACAAAAATTCTTAGTCAGTCTTTAGTGCGTCTCCTCTATGTGGGGAACGTTTTTTTGGCGATTGGGAATCTCAACTTGCACCCCATTCTGAACCAAGCGGTGCGGGCTTTGACTGTTATTGCCACAACCATTATTGGCATTCAACTCATTTCTCAATTGGCCGAATATGCGATTCGTTCCTACCTTCTGCGCAAGGGAGACATTGAGCTAGAGCAGAGTTTTAGTGCGCTGATGCCAATTTTGCGGGCCATCCTTTGGGCCGTGGGTGCAGTCTTCCTCCTCGATAACCTCGGCTTTGATATTTCGGCGGTGGTCGCCAGTCTGGGGATTGGGGGGTTGGCGATCGCCTTTGCGGCCCAGGGGATTTTAACGGATTTATTCAGTTACTTTTCCATTGTTCTCGACCGTCCCTTTGCCCTAGGAGACTTTATTATCGTGGGTGATTTTATCGGTACTGTCGAATACATCGGTATCAAAACCACTAGGCTGAAGAGTCTCAGTGGCGAAGAAATCGTTATGGCCAACACCGATTTAACCAGCTCACGGATCCGTAATTTTAAAGGCATGGAACGGCGGCGCATTGTCTTTAGCCTCGGGGTACTGTACGAAACGCCAAAAGAAAAACTGGAAATTATTCCGGCCCTCATCCAGGACATCATTAGCGCCCAGGAACAGGTTAGTTTCGACCGGGCGCACTTTGCCAATTATGGTGATTTTAGTTTGAACTATGAAATTGTCTACTACGTTGAAAGTAGCGACTACGCCCTCTACATGGACACCCAACAGAAAATTAACCTGGCCATCTTTGAGGCCTTTGCCCAGCGGAACATTGAATTCGCTTATCCGACCAATGTGACCTACGTCCAAGGTTTAAATGCCGACGCAGAAAAGGCGATCGCCCCGGAAACTGCCACGAACAGTTAA
- a CDS encoding PAS domain S-box protein, with translation MPIAPKLSLVVIRDPLVVNITCPLREAIAKMQVARQACNLEASAIERMVVEGRGSCVLVSSADKLVGIVTERDILQFSVLGAETEPLTVETVMQTPVITIQEEELNSFAAIVNLFQGTQARYLPIVDQQGQLTGLLTQEGLLHSADPSDLLQVRSVAEVMNPQVSTVTAQTPLPQIIQRLTERRLSSVVVTQATEIATPAVPIGLIMERDLVQFQALGLAAENYLAEDVMSPLPFVVTPTDSLGMVQERIDQHGGRHAVVVSDRHSQVLKGILTTTDLIRAINPLELYKWAATLQRRVHVLEAEKIVLLEEHNAYLQTEIKTTQIALRNKFQQERLLSKVSAQIYASFELPEILATAVQEIWQLFQCHRAAVWEIQPDGQVKVIAEAIAPDQSSLLHQSAFDPCFFEHWQDYAHNGRCRVVNDIYTQKMTSCHRELLESIQIRSKILVPIVYKECLWGLLTVSECDRPRDWRDEEISLLRQLALQLGIALQQASTYQALAQELDQRRQTEHQLQQLNQNLEAEVAKRTHELERISHLQNLIFRGTNLSIIATDPQGIIQTYNRGAAEMLGYAPEEIIGQQTPLLFHDPTEIEAIATELSQTLARPVEANFEVFRLLCLHKNLHRDREWTYITKTGDRKTVSLSLGILQDESDTIVGLVGIAQDITERQRAIQAKEASEMCLRKIFETTIVGMIWVKVTGEILEANDRFLTMVGYSRTEFESQGLDWQHLTPPEHLERDRQAIAELQQTGHIRPWEKEYYRKDGTRVPILLGASQLPNTDQVFCVVVDITAQKQAQQALQEKTEELDRFFSVVLDLLCITDLAGNVIRLNQQWKKTFGYGPETLVGQNLLDYIHPDDLTSTQAVIATLQTGKPIIDFVNRYRCRDGSYRWIEWHCIPMEQKLYSAARDITDRKNYEDQLQATNFELARISRLKDEFLANMSHELRTPLNAVLGMSEALKEEVYGPLNERQHRSVQTIEMAGTHLLTLINDILDLAKIEADRLEFHREPTAIADLCESSLIFVRHQAHEKQIQLTTRIARYLPQLLIDERRIRQVLINLLSNAIKFTPNQGKVTLEVNLLQHPTKTTPELPEYVVCFRVQDTGIGIASEDFPRLFQPFSQIDSDLNRRYDGTGLGLALVKRLVENHGGTVHVTSKPGVGSCFSFCLPCPDILNENLSGKQTEPGAAGDNPDVVLKPVDLEGCRVLLAEDNPGNALTITRYLKAKGCRVTLANNGQEALDLLPTEQPDIILMDMQMPILDGLAATQTIRQLGDRHLAQTPIIALTALATADDPEKCLAVGANSYLAKPVKLSQLTTLIQETLATSD, from the coding sequence ATGCCCATTGCTCCGAAGCTATCGTTGGTTGTGATTCGTGATCCCTTGGTGGTTAACATCACCTGTCCTCTCCGGGAGGCGATCGCCAAAATGCAGGTGGCCCGTCAAGCCTGTAACCTAGAGGCTTCAGCCATCGAGCGGATGGTGGTGGAGGGGCGAGGGAGTTGCGTTTTAGTGAGCTCAGCGGACAAGCTGGTGGGAATCGTGACGGAACGGGATATTTTACAGTTCAGTGTGCTGGGGGCTGAAACCGAACCGCTGACCGTTGAAACTGTGATGCAAACACCGGTGATCACCATTCAGGAAGAAGAACTCAATAGTTTTGCGGCGATCGTCAACCTTTTCCAGGGAACCCAGGCGCGATATTTGCCGATTGTAGATCAGCAAGGGCAATTGACGGGCCTCCTGACCCAGGAAGGTTTACTCCACAGCGCGGATCCGAGTGATTTGTTGCAGGTGCGTTCCGTGGCGGAGGTGATGAACCCCCAAGTGAGTACCGTCACTGCTCAGACCCCCCTCCCCCAAATTATCCAAAGGCTCACGGAGCGGCGGCTCAGTTCGGTGGTGGTCACCCAGGCAACGGAGATCGCCACACCGGCAGTGCCCATTGGTCTAATTATGGAGCGGGATTTGGTGCAATTCCAAGCCTTGGGCCTCGCTGCGGAAAACTATCTGGCGGAGGATGTGATGAGTCCCCTCCCGTTTGTGGTGACACCGACGGATTCTTTGGGGATGGTACAGGAACGGATTGATCAACATGGGGGCCGCCATGCGGTTGTCGTCAGCGATCGCCACAGTCAAGTTTTAAAAGGCATCCTCACCACGACGGATCTGATCCGGGCGATCAATCCCCTAGAACTATACAAATGGGCCGCGACCCTCCAGCGCAGGGTGCATGTCCTTGAGGCGGAAAAAATTGTCCTCCTGGAAGAACACAATGCCTACCTCCAGACGGAAATCAAGACCACCCAGATCGCCCTTCGGAATAAGTTCCAGCAGGAACGCCTCCTCAGTAAAGTTTCGGCCCAAATCTATGCCTCCTTTGAGTTACCGGAAATTTTGGCAACCGCTGTCCAGGAAATTTGGCAGTTATTCCAATGTCATCGGGCGGCGGTGTGGGAAATTCAACCCGATGGCCAGGTGAAAGTGATTGCGGAGGCGATCGCCCCTGATCAAAGTAGCTTGCTCCACCAAAGTGCCTTTGATCCATGTTTCTTTGAGCATTGGCAGGACTATGCCCATAATGGCCGCTGCCGGGTGGTTAACGATATCTACACCCAGAAGATGACCTCCTGCCACCGGGAATTACTGGAAAGTATCCAGATACGTTCAAAAATTTTGGTCCCGATCGTCTACAAAGAATGCCTCTGGGGACTGCTCACGGTGAGTGAATGCGATCGCCCCCGGGATTGGCGCGACGAAGAAATTTCTCTCCTGCGGCAACTGGCTCTCCAATTGGGGATCGCCCTCCAACAGGCCAGCACCTACCAAGCCCTCGCCCAGGAACTTGACCAACGACGGCAGACCGAACACCAGCTCCAGCAGCTCAACCAAAACCTTGAGGCCGAAGTCGCCAAACGAACCCATGAATTAGAGCGCATCAGCCATCTCCAGAATCTGATCTTTAGGGGCACCAACCTCTCGATCATTGCCACCGACCCCCAGGGGATCATCCAAACCTATAACCGGGGAGCCGCTGAGATGTTGGGTTATGCCCCCGAAGAAATCATTGGTCAACAAACACCCCTGTTATTCCATGACCCGACGGAAATAGAGGCGATCGCCACCGAACTGAGCCAGACCCTCGCCCGCCCCGTCGAAGCTAACTTTGAAGTGTTCCGCCTCCTCTGTCTCCATAAAAATCTCCACCGTGACCGGGAATGGACTTACATCACCAAAACAGGCGATCGCAAAACCGTGTCCCTGTCCCTCGGGATTCTCCAGGATGAATCAGATACCATTGTGGGGCTTGTGGGTATTGCCCAGGATATTACAGAACGGCAACGGGCCATCCAGGCCAAAGAAGCCAGTGAAATGTGCCTCCGGAAAATTTTTGAGACCACTATCGTGGGGATGATCTGGGTCAAGGTAACCGGGGAGATTCTCGAGGCCAATGACCGCTTCCTCACCATGGTTGGCTATAGTCGCACTGAGTTTGAGAGCCAGGGCTTAGATTGGCAACACCTGACACCGCCGGAACATTTGGAGCGAGATCGACAGGCGATCGCCGAATTGCAACAAACAGGTCATATCCGACCCTGGGAAAAAGAATACTACCGTAAGGATGGCACCCGGGTTCCCATCTTGCTCGGTGCCTCCCAACTGCCCAATACCGATCAAGTCTTTTGTGTAGTCGTCGACATTACAGCACAAAAACAAGCCCAACAAGCACTCCAAGAAAAAACCGAAGAGTTAGACCGCTTCTTTTCCGTGGTCTTGGATTTGTTGTGCATTACCGATTTAGCAGGCAATGTCATCCGCCTTAATCAGCAGTGGAAAAAGACCTTTGGTTATGGCCCAGAAACATTGGTCGGTCAAAATCTCCTCGACTACATCCACCCCGATGATCTCACGAGCACCCAGGCAGTAATAGCCACCCTACAAACCGGGAAACCTATCATCGACTTTGTCAATCGTTATCGCTGTCGGGATGGTTCCTACCGTTGGATCGAGTGGCACTGTATCCCGATGGAGCAGAAACTCTACTCCGCCGCCCGCGATATTACCGACCGAAAAAATTATGAAGATCAACTCCAGGCCACCAACTTCGAACTCGCCCGGATCTCCCGCCTCAAAGATGAATTCCTCGCCAACATGAGCCATGAACTGCGCACCCCCCTGAATGCGGTTTTAGGGATGTCCGAAGCCCTCAAGGAAGAGGTGTATGGCCCCCTCAACGAAAGACAGCATCGCTCCGTCCAAACCATCGAAATGGCAGGTACCCATTTACTCACGCTGATTAACGATATCCTTGACCTCGCCAAAATTGAGGCTGACCGGCTGGAATTTCACCGGGAACCAACGGCGATCGCCGATCTGTGCGAATCCAGTCTGATCTTTGTGCGGCACCAGGCCCACGAAAAACAAATTCAACTGACGACCCGGATTGCCCGCTATCTCCCTCAATTACTCATTGATGAACGGCGAATCCGCCAGGTTTTGATCAATCTCCTCAGCAATGCCATCAAATTTACCCCCAACCAAGGGAAAGTCACCCTTGAAGTCAATCTCCTGCAACACCCCACCAAGACCACGCCAGAGCTCCCTGAATATGTAGTGTGTTTTCGGGTACAGGACACAGGCATTGGCATTGCCTCCGAGGATTTCCCGCGTCTGTTCCAACCGTTTTCCCAGATCGATAGTGACCTGAATCGCCGTTATGATGGCACGGGTTTAGGGCTTGCCCTTGTGAAAAGGCTGGTCGAAAACCATGGGGGCACCGTCCATGTGACCAGTAAACCCGGGGTCGGTAGTTGTTTTTCCTTTTGTTTGCCCTGTCCAGATATCCTCAATGAAAACCTTTCTGGGAAGCAGACGGAACCAGGGGCCGCTGGGGATAATCCCGATGTTGTGCTAAAGCCGGTCGATCTAGAGGGATGTCGGGTCTTGCTCGCGGAGGATAATCCTGGCAATGCCTTGACCATCACCCGCTACCTCAAGGCCAAGGGCTGTCGCGTTACTTTGGCCAATAATGGACAGGAAGCCCTCGATTTACTCCCAACGGAACAACCGGATATTATTTTGATGGATATGCAAATGCCGATCCTTGATGGTCTAGCGGCCACCCAAACCATTCGTCAGTTAGGCGATCGCCACCTAGCCCAAACCCCGATCATTGCCCTGACAGCCCTAGCGACGGCTGATGATCCCGAAAAATGCCTAGCTGTCGGGGCCAACAGCTACCTAGCGAAACCCGTCAAGTTAAGTCAACTGACCACCTTAATCCAAGAAACCTTGGCCACCTCAGATTAG
- a CDS encoding methyltransferase domain-containing protein gives MNILLLALGISATILAIALVTYLLTARRYQSADTVADSYDEWTEDGILEYYWGEHIHLGHYGNPPRAKNFLKAKADFVHEMVRWGGLDQLPPGTKVLDVGCGIGGSSRILARDYGFDVTGITISPKQVERATQLTPPGLTAKFAVDDAMNLSFADGSFDVVWSVEAGPHMPDKAVFAQELLRVLKPGGKLVVADWNQRDDRQIPLNWWEKPVMTQLLDQWAHPKFSSIEGFSELLEETGFVKDQVINADWSQETLPSWLHTIWVGAIRPWGWLQYGLPGFIKSVREIPTILLMRLAFGTGLCRFGMFQAVRGEGNPVTENRTTQQAISR, from the coding sequence ATGAATATCTTGCTCCTTGCCCTGGGGATTAGTGCCACAATTTTGGCGATCGCCCTCGTTACCTACCTCTTGACGGCCCGCCGTTACCAATCTGCCGACACCGTCGCCGACTCCTACGACGAATGGACCGAAGACGGCATCCTCGAATATTACTGGGGCGAACACATTCACCTCGGTCACTACGGCAACCCACCGAGGGCGAAAAATTTCCTCAAAGCCAAGGCTGATTTTGTCCATGAGATGGTGCGCTGGGGTGGCCTGGATCAACTGCCCCCTGGAACAAAGGTGCTGGATGTGGGCTGTGGCATCGGCGGCAGTAGTCGCATTCTCGCGCGAGACTATGGCTTTGACGTTACTGGCATCACCATCAGTCCCAAGCAAGTGGAGCGGGCGACTCAACTGACCCCACCGGGATTGACTGCTAAATTTGCCGTTGATGATGCGATGAATTTATCCTTTGCCGATGGCAGCTTCGATGTGGTTTGGTCCGTAGAGGCTGGCCCCCACATGCCCGATAAAGCCGTTTTCGCCCAGGAACTGCTCCGAGTCCTCAAACCCGGCGGTAAATTAGTTGTCGCTGACTGGAACCAAAGGGACGATCGCCAAATTCCCCTCAACTGGTGGGAAAAACCCGTGATGACCCAACTCCTTGACCAATGGGCGCACCCGAAGTTTTCGAGCATCGAAGGCTTTTCGGAACTGCTAGAGGAGACGGGGTTCGTCAAAGATCAAGTAATCAATGCTGATTGGAGCCAAGAAACGCTCCCTTCCTGGTTGCACACGATTTGGGTCGGGGCAATTCGGCCCTGGGGCTGGCTGCAATATGGTTTGCCTGGTTTTATCAAGTCAGTGCGGGAAATTCCCACCATTCTGCTGATGCGTCTAGCTTTTGGCACGGGCCTTTGTCGGTTTGGGATGTTCCAGGCGGTGCGGGGCGAGGGCAACCCAGTGACTGAAAATCGGACAACCCAGCAGGCCATTTCCCGTTAG
- a CDS encoding hybrid sensor histidine kinase/response regulator encodes MSNPIILVVDDEPRNFDVVEALLGHQGYELQYASSGVEAFENLALFPISLILLDVMMPDMDGIEVCARLKGNADWVMIPVIMVTALTSKYDLVRCLDAGADDFISKPVNGLELKARVKSLLRIKAQYDQLHEFAQLQENTVILLRHNLEALQGNLAASFPHELNTPLNGIIGGLSILLDEHNTMSCEEQQTFLELTYNSALRLQRTTQKFLTYTSLELSLQNPQSLKPRPHDGPKPITMADIMQTIAFQEKRQADLQTELGEAQGLIDYDDFTTLITEILENAFKFSPPGSPVQVTSEAIADQFILRVTNQGRSMTEAEIQRVGAFQQFNRQFYEQQGLGLGLKIVTNILKKYDGEIKITTPSTDSTMVEIRLPLCLGQ; translated from the coding sequence ATGAGCAACCCGATTATTTTGGTCGTTGATGATGAACCCCGCAACTTTGATGTCGTGGAAGCTCTCCTCGGTCACCAAGGCTATGAACTGCAATATGCCTCCAGTGGTGTCGAAGCCTTCGAAAACCTAGCACTGTTCCCCATTTCCCTAATTCTGCTAGACGTGATGATGCCCGACATGGATGGCATTGAAGTCTGTGCCAGGCTCAAGGGGAATGCCGATTGGGTGATGATCCCGGTGATTATGGTGACGGCCCTCACCAGTAAATATGACCTCGTGCGCTGCCTCGATGCGGGGGCCGACGACTTTATCAGTAAACCCGTTAATGGCCTCGAACTCAAAGCCCGGGTGAAGTCCCTCCTCCGGATCAAGGCCCAGTATGACCAACTCCATGAATTTGCCCAACTCCAGGAAAATACCGTGATCCTCCTACGCCATAACCTGGAAGCGCTCCAGGGTAACTTAGCGGCCAGCTTTCCCCACGAACTAAATACCCCCCTCAATGGGATCATCGGCGGCCTGAGCATTCTCCTGGATGAGCACAACACCATGTCCTGCGAAGAGCAGCAAACCTTTTTGGAACTGACCTATAACTCCGCCCTGAGACTCCAAAGGACAACCCAAAAGTTTCTCACCTACACCTCCCTAGAACTAAGCTTACAAAACCCGCAATCACTAAAACCTCGGCCCCACGATGGCCCAAAACCGATCACCATGGCCGACATCATGCAAACCATTGCTTTTCAGGAAAAACGCCAAGCTGATCTCCAGACCGAGCTCGGGGAAGCTCAGGGATTAATCGACTATGATGATTTCACCACCCTGATTACAGAAATCCTGGAAAATGCCTTTAAGTTCTCCCCCCCTGGGAGTCCGGTGCAAGTGACCAGTGAGGCGATCGCCGATCAGTTTATTTTGCGAGTCACCAACCAGGGCCGGAGCATGACAGAAGCCGAAATCCAGCGGGTAGGAGCTTTTCAGCAGTTCAATCGCCAATTTTATGAACAGCAAGGTTTGGGCCTCGGTCTGAAAATTGTCACCAATATCCTAAAAAAGTATGACGGTGAAATAAAAATCACAACGCCCTCGACGGATAGCACCATGGTGGAGATTCGTTTACCTTTGTGTTTAGGCCAGTAG
- the mutY gene encoding A/G-specific adenine glycosylase: protein MAIWTAEILKEMRRSLLDWYQRAGRTLPWRNEPDIYRVWISEIMLQQTQVKTVIPYYERWLEQFPTVKTLAAADLQTVLKQWEGLGYYARARNLHQAAQQVVTDFGGQFPEDLESILRLKGIGRTTAGGILSSARNLPLAILDGNVKRVLARLIALEVPPAKALDVLWDISETLLDPKNPRDFNQALMDLGATLCTVKQPDCPHCPWRNHCQAYLNHQPTAFPRKAPKKQIPTKKLVAAIAFNLENQVFIQQRPQDGLLGGLWEFPNREGEIKSLLIQLFPDAQYERSLNTVFHAYTHFKIELEPRIYRVNLSGSGWVSLQSLKDYPFSKAHLKIIEQLQDPQLSLPL, encoded by the coding sequence GTGGCCATCTGGACAGCAGAAATCTTAAAGGAAATGCGGCGATCGCTTCTGGATTGGTATCAGCGGGCGGGCCGTACTTTACCCTGGCGCAACGAACCGGACATTTATCGGGTCTGGATTTCAGAAATCATGCTCCAACAAACCCAGGTAAAAACGGTGATCCCCTATTATGAACGGTGGTTAGAACAGTTCCCGACGGTGAAGACCTTGGCCGCCGCCGATTTACAGACGGTTTTGAAACAGTGGGAAGGGTTGGGATATTACGCCCGGGCGCGCAACCTCCACCAGGCGGCGCAACAGGTGGTGACGGACTTTGGGGGGCAGTTTCCCGAAGATTTAGAAAGTATTCTGCGCCTCAAGGGAATCGGGCGAACAACAGCCGGGGGAATCCTTAGTTCTGCGCGGAATTTGCCTTTAGCGATCCTCGATGGGAATGTCAAACGGGTTTTGGCACGACTCATTGCCCTAGAGGTGCCGCCAGCAAAAGCGTTGGATGTGCTGTGGGACATTTCAGAAACCTTGCTTGATCCGAAAAATCCCAGGGATTTTAACCAGGCACTAATGGATTTGGGGGCGACCCTCTGCACCGTTAAACAGCCAGATTGTCCCCATTGTCCCTGGCGCAACCATTGCCAAGCCTATCTCAACCATCAACCAACCGCCTTTCCCCGAAAAGCCCCGAAAAAACAGATCCCGACCAAAAAGCTGGTGGCGGCGATCGCCTTTAATCTGGAGAATCAAGTTTTTATTCAACAGCGGCCCCAGGATGGGCTCTTGGGGGGACTCTGGGAATTTCCGAACCGCGAGGGTGAGATTAAATCCCTGCTCATACAATTATTTCCTGATGCGCAGTATGAAAGAAGTTTAAACACGGTTTTTCATGCCTATACCCATTTCAAAATTGAGCTGGAGCCTCGAATTTATCGCGTTAATTTATCGGGCTCAGGTTGGGTGTCGCTCCAAAGCCTTAAGGATTATCCTTTTTCAAAAGCCCATTTAAAAATTATCGAGCAGTTGCAAGATCCTCAATTAAGTCTGCCCCTTTAA